In a genomic window of Oncorhynchus keta strain PuntledgeMale-10-30-2019 chromosome 28, Oket_V2, whole genome shotgun sequence:
- the LOC127912864 gene encoding uncharacterized protein LOC127912864, with translation MVTCGTLVKIWTAAIVIATLVWTGTVDGDKLSSCCKTVTRSEVTDPITGYWTQHYNAPCVRAVILETEKGLICCHHKQPWVRRKIQQFEMARRSSSSPSLSSSPPSLTSSPTSTFLPSSPPSSLFPASPSSPPVTSSHPSLSRSPSYLLSSLFPASSSPPSITSSPTSLSSSPHWESTENALTQQSTANQ, from the exons ATGGTGACCTGTGGAACTCTGGTGAAGATCTGGACAGCAGCAATCGTCATAGCAACGCTGGTCTGGACAGGGACAG TAGATGGAGATAAGTTGTCGTCGTGCTGTAAGACAGTGACCAGGAGCGAGGTGACCGATCCGATCACAGGCTACTGGACTCAGCACTATAACGCTCCCTGTGTACGGGCCGTCAT CTTGGAGACGGAAAAGGGCCTGATCTGTTGTCACCATAAACAACCCTGGGTACGCCGCAAGATTCAACAGTTTGA AATGGCCCGCAGGAGctcatcatctccctctctctcctcctctccaccctctctcacctcctcccctacctctaccttcttaccctcctctcctcc ctcctctcttttccctgcttccccctcttctccccccgtaacttcctctcacccctctctgtcccgctctccctcctatctcctctcctctcttttccctgcctcctcctctcctccctcaatcACTTCCTCTCCTAcatctctttcctcctcccctcattGGGAATCAACCGAGAATGCCTTAACTCAGCAGTCAACAGCCAACCAATAG
- the LOC118361180 gene encoding eotaxin: protein MSMFQSRTVSLALLITMCVYLSSVSANYRRPSKVTTNCCTSVSDTPIKSELQGYRIQNSMPPCVNAIIFYTVKGEKICSDPKTLWVDRRKKGLKVMKK from the exons atgTCCATGTTCCAGTCCAGGACCGTCTCGCTGGCACTCCTGATCACcatgtgtgtgtacctctcctctgtctctgccaaCT aTCGTCGGCCCAGTAAGGTGACCACAAACTGCTGCACAAGTGTGTCTGACACTCCCATAAAATCTGAACTGCAAGGATACCGCATCCAAAACTCCATGCCACCCTGTGTTAACGCCATTAT CTTCTACACAGTGAAAGGTGAGAAGATCTGCTCTGATCCCAAAACACTCTGGGTCGACAGGAGAAAGAAAG GTTTAAAAGTTATGAAAAAGTGA
- the LOC118361697 gene encoding vasoactive intestinal polypeptide receptor 2-like isoform X1: protein MSSAKCDKTPRCAWTFRSTTCLCAACNHGAVTGRSAVPRTLPFACVSGRNPTCHFLWELQRAELVCHYELKKQSMEPAGCGGLWDNISCWAPAAVGEVVTLSCPPALTHLFGRQGNISRNCTEAGWSDVYPSLSTVCWSSDNKPNMLLFYSVVKTLYTLGHSLSLIALITSTLILCLFRRLHCTRNYIHVNLFVSFILRAVAVLVKDSVIFSHNENTDCSTQPSLVGCKVSLVMFNYFIMANFFWLLVEGLYLHTLLLVTYAYTHLAVYLTIGWGLPSVFLVVWVFCRIYLEDTGCWERNDIPTPWRVINWPIMASVIINFVLFISIIRILVQKLRCSDVGGNDQSQYRRLAKSTLLLIPLFGVNYMVFVYLVETESDGMEEYKILFDLVLGSFQGLMVAILYCFLNTEVQGELKLKWRSVSLKRYMWRDYRLHRGSISHNGTDNSTPFQRNSRAQSILQTETTSL, encoded by the exons TCAGCGGGAGAAATCCCACGTGTCACTTCCTCTGGGAGCTGCAGAGGGCAGAGCTAGTATGTCACTATGAGCTGAAGAAACAATCCATGGAGCCTGCAG gctgtggTGGCCTATGGGACAACATTTCGTGTTGGGCCCCAGCAGCAGTAGGGGAGGTGGTGACTCTCTCCTGCCCCCCTGCTCTCACACACCTCTTCGGAAGACAAG GCAACATCAGTAGGAACTGTACCGAGGCTGGCTGGTCTGACGtctaccccagcctcagcactgtCTGCTGGTCCAGCGACAACAAACCCAACATG CTGCTGTTCTACTCGGTGGTGAAGACTCTGTACACTCTGGGCCACAGTCTCTCCCTCATCGCTCTCATCACCTCTACACTCATTCTCTGTCTGTTCAg gaggctCCACTGTACTAGGAACTACATCCATGTGAACCTGTTTGTGTCGTTCATCTTGCGAGCTGTGGCCGTGCTGGTTAAAGACTCTGTAATCTTCTCCCATAATGAAAACACTGACTGTAGCACGCAGCCCTCACTG gtgggCTGTAAGGTCAGCTTGGTGATGTTTAACTATTTCATCATGGCTAACTTCTTCTGGCTGCTGGTGGAAGGCCTCTACCTACACACTCTGCTCCTCGTCACCTACGCATACACACACCTCGCTGTCTACCTCACCATCGGCTggg GGTTACCCTCAGTATTTCTTGTGGTCTGGGTCTTCTGTAGGATCTATCTGGAAGACACCGG gtgctggGAGAGGAATGACATCCCCACCCCTTGGAGGGTGATCAACTGGCCCATAATGGCGTCTGTGATA ATCAACTTTGTTCTTTTTATCAGTATCATCCGTATTCTAGTCCAGAAACTACGCTGCTCTGACGTGGGCGGGAACGACCAGTCACAATACAG GCGTCTGGCTAAGTCCACCCTGCTGTTGATCCCTCTCTTTGGAGTCAACTACATGGTGTTTGTCTACCTggtggagacagagagcgacGGGATGGAGGAGTACAAGATTCTGTTTGACCTGGTACTGGGTTCCTTCCAG GGCCTGATGGTAGCCATCCTCTACTGCTTCCTCAATACTGAG gtccaGGGGGAGCTGAAGTTGAAGTGGAGGAGTGTGTCGTTGAAGCGCTACATGTGGAGGGACTACCGTCTACACAGGGGGTCAATCAGCCATAACGGGACTGATAACTCCACCCCCTTCCAGCGGAACTCCAGAGCCCAATCCATCCTGCAGACAGAGACCACCTCACTGTGA
- the LOC118361697 gene encoding vasoactive intestinal polypeptide receptor 2-like isoform X2: MERSRVGLLFLALCLLRVKVSGRNPTCHFLWELQRAELVCHYELKKQSMEPAGCGGLWDNISCWAPAAVGEVVTLSCPPALTHLFGRQGNISRNCTEAGWSDVYPSLSTVCWSSDNKPNMLLFYSVVKTLYTLGHSLSLIALITSTLILCLFRRLHCTRNYIHVNLFVSFILRAVAVLVKDSVIFSHNENTDCSTQPSLVGCKVSLVMFNYFIMANFFWLLVEGLYLHTLLLVTYAYTHLAVYLTIGWGLPSVFLVVWVFCRIYLEDTGCWERNDIPTPWRVINWPIMASVIINFVLFISIIRILVQKLRCSDVGGNDQSQYRRLAKSTLLLIPLFGVNYMVFVYLVETESDGMEEYKILFDLVLGSFQGLMVAILYCFLNTEVQGELKLKWRSVSLKRYMWRDYRLHRGSISHNGTDNSTPFQRNSRAQSILQTETTSL; this comes from the exons AAAGTCAGCGGGAGAAATCCCACGTGTCACTTCCTCTGGGAGCTGCAGAGGGCAGAGCTAGTATGTCACTATGAGCTGAAGAAACAATCCATGGAGCCTGCAG gctgtggTGGCCTATGGGACAACATTTCGTGTTGGGCCCCAGCAGCAGTAGGGGAGGTGGTGACTCTCTCCTGCCCCCCTGCTCTCACACACCTCTTCGGAAGACAAG GCAACATCAGTAGGAACTGTACCGAGGCTGGCTGGTCTGACGtctaccccagcctcagcactgtCTGCTGGTCCAGCGACAACAAACCCAACATG CTGCTGTTCTACTCGGTGGTGAAGACTCTGTACACTCTGGGCCACAGTCTCTCCCTCATCGCTCTCATCACCTCTACACTCATTCTCTGTCTGTTCAg gaggctCCACTGTACTAGGAACTACATCCATGTGAACCTGTTTGTGTCGTTCATCTTGCGAGCTGTGGCCGTGCTGGTTAAAGACTCTGTAATCTTCTCCCATAATGAAAACACTGACTGTAGCACGCAGCCCTCACTG gtgggCTGTAAGGTCAGCTTGGTGATGTTTAACTATTTCATCATGGCTAACTTCTTCTGGCTGCTGGTGGAAGGCCTCTACCTACACACTCTGCTCCTCGTCACCTACGCATACACACACCTCGCTGTCTACCTCACCATCGGCTggg GGTTACCCTCAGTATTTCTTGTGGTCTGGGTCTTCTGTAGGATCTATCTGGAAGACACCGG gtgctggGAGAGGAATGACATCCCCACCCCTTGGAGGGTGATCAACTGGCCCATAATGGCGTCTGTGATA ATCAACTTTGTTCTTTTTATCAGTATCATCCGTATTCTAGTCCAGAAACTACGCTGCTCTGACGTGGGCGGGAACGACCAGTCACAATACAG GCGTCTGGCTAAGTCCACCCTGCTGTTGATCCCTCTCTTTGGAGTCAACTACATGGTGTTTGTCTACCTggtggagacagagagcgacGGGATGGAGGAGTACAAGATTCTGTTTGACCTGGTACTGGGTTCCTTCCAG GGCCTGATGGTAGCCATCCTCTACTGCTTCCTCAATACTGAG gtccaGGGGGAGCTGAAGTTGAAGTGGAGGAGTGTGTCGTTGAAGCGCTACATGTGGAGGGACTACCGTCTACACAGGGGGTCAATCAGCCATAACGGGACTGATAACTCCACCCCCTTCCAGCGGAACTCCAGAGCCCAATCCATCCTGCAGACAGAGACCACCTCACTGTGA